AGCAGTGTTTAGATGTCAGATAATGAGCAGAGCTTCTCCCATGAGAGTCTACTGTAGTCTGAGAAGTTTGTCTTTACCACTTTAACATATCCTGTCTTTACTTCCTCTCTGTGCGAGCACATGACTCCTCCTCCAGACACAGGACATTAGTGCAGATTTATAATTAAACACTTCTATTTTGCATGTTCATGCGTAATTTCACATACATACAgagtttaaaatgaatattctaCAGGATGCATGATTCAACAGATCTTGCAGAAACTGCAAAAATTAAAAGTCACATGACCCTGAAAAGTACAACCTTCAGCATTTGTCTGTCTATttttcatcttcctcctcttttcTCAGCATGTGCTGGTGTTAAAACAGTTCGAGCAAAGTGCAACATGTCCGCAATGTGTctggtttaataataaaatgttctcTTTCTCATTCTGAGTCACCCTTCATAGCCACTCCCTCACAAAACAAATCAATGGAAATATTCCCAGAGAACACTAAAAGACAATCAtgtgtaaaattgtatttgtttgatGCAAGGGTGTAGGTTTGGTTTGACAGTTCATAAGGACGTtattattcaaaatgtaataaaaaatgcaaGAAAGTTTCTGCTAATATACTGTTGGCAAATGAACATTATTTCCTCATATAATAAGTTTCATTTCCTATTTCTCAGGgggtttttttcttcataaacatGCAGTGGATGAACAGCTTTGTCCATTATCATACATCTCGCACTgcttttaaaatgtgcaatgtcaagttataactctaaaggAGACCTCAGCTCTGTTTTATTCAGCTGTGctgtgtcttgctgttttgaaAGGCATCCTGGACCGTTTTTGCAActatctgcgctatttttaattgtttgtcttttgtaaacatgcactagatggacgtctttgatcattttgatgcatttctggTGATGCGAGCCATGTTTTGAGAGCGGTACAAGTGCAACACAGACTGCTAAAAGACTGGAAATGCCACTGAGCAGATGGAGATTGATGTACCAGGATATAATGACAAACTGATAGATTGTGATAGAAAAGACAATGATgaattataatgtataatgtataaaacatttaaacaaaaaataaaacttagATGATGGCTGAACtagttattttaaaaatatataagaaatatatgtataatttgcAAATATAACTATATGGAGAATGTtgtgaaatatttaataaaagtttGGCTTTACTCGAAATGTCAGGGGTACTTCAagctatattaaatatatttggtcACATCGGTTCAGTTGATATAAAGTTTGGAAACTCTGATCTTCTGTAGTACAGTGTATAATCAGCACCTCGGACAGCAGCTTCACTCGACACCTCTACAGGATTCCTGACATCTACAGACAGACCTGAATCATGACATGTTGTTTCACCAGACTGGACCACAACATTTACTCGTCAACACTTAAACTGATCAGGCACTGTTCAAAGATGGTTATCGTGACCCTGTAAAGTAGACCTGAAGACCGGAAAACATAAACATGCCATTATGACTCATGGAGCAAAATAGATATAACGATGTGAACGGCAAAGAGAAATCTCTTTCATTCCACTCACATACTGTACGTTACTATAAACTGGCTTtttgattgtttaaaaaaaatcttccttttttacatataaatatgCTCCTGATTGGACAAGTGGAAGACTCCAGTTCACCTCTGAGACGCTTCACTGTGTTCCACGCAAACAACTGAACCTGCTTTTGCTTCGTCTTGAATTATGGTACGTTCACTTCATGTCGGAATTACAGTTATTATGACATTTCAACTTGTAAAACGCATTTGTGCCTTTTAAAAGTTGCCgttctttttaatttgacatgctgaaaaaacagcatcaagtggcagttcacaccaaatgcatttttgtgtctgtctgtgatgTTTTCCTATGTTTGCTATTCAAACAGTGCCAGACGGTTATCTTTAGTTGTTGTATTTTCAGCATCTTGTACAGGAGCTTTGCTGttagcgattttagccattctggaacttcaaTGAGATCGTTTAATTAAACACAACCCCTTTCCTCAAAAAACCTGCCCTCCGAAGATACGTTAAAAGGGACACTGAGCAGAAGCgtctgtcaaacacaacagtagcaaaataaccccctcagctgacaactgttcTGAAAACCACTTACGTTCGTATAGCGTGTTTACCCTTGCCCTTGCTGCTGGTTTCATCCGTCAGTCCACGTCACCCGCAGGAACCGTTTTTTTCTTTATGGGGAAGAAGGACGGGGGTCTCCGGCCCTGCATTGACTACCGTGGATTAAATAGCATCACCATCAGAAACCGGTACCCCTTACCACTGCTGGGAAAAGCGTTCAAGttgttgcagggagcatccatcttcaccaAGCTCGATTTGCGCAATGCTTACCATCTCATGCACATCCGGCAAGGCGACGAGTGGAAAACGACATTCAACACACCCACCGGTCACTATGAATATCAAGTGATGCCCTTCGGCCTGACCAATGCTCCAGCGGTGTTCCAGGCTTTGATTAATGACGCTCTCCAGGATATGCTAAACGTCTTCATGTTCATCTTTCTGGATGATATCCTGATCTTCTCGAGTTCCCTGCAAGAACACATTGAGCATGTTCAACTAGTGCCCAAACGCCTTCTAGAGAATAATTCGTATGTCAAGCCAGAAAAATGTGAGTTCCACGCCACTAAGGTGCAATTCTTGGGATTCGTAGTTGAACCCGGCCATACGCTCATGGATCCCAGCAAGGTCAAGGCTGACCATCAAGAGTGGCCCACCCCAGCCTCAGTCAAGGAAGTCCAGCGGTTTTTCGGCTTCGCCAGTTTTTATCGGAAATTCAtcaagaatttcagctctgtggcATCACCTCTCTCAGCACTCACCAAGGCAAGCCGCACCCGTTTCCAGTGGACCCCAGAAGCCGAGAACGCCTTCGCCAAGCTCAAGCATCTGTTCACCTCAGcacccattctctctctctggctgACCCTGAAGTTCCATTTGTTGTGGAGGTGGACGCCTCAGATATAGGAGTGGGAGCTGTGCTTTCTCAAAGAGGGAAGGATGAGCGGCTTCACCCATGTGCTTTTTTCTCCCATCGCCTTACATCAGCCAAAATTAATTATGATGTGGGGGACTGGGAACTCTTGTCAGTAAAACTGGCACTGGAGGAGTGGAGACATTGGCTCGAGGTTTCTACTCATCCTTTTCAAGTTCTTACGGACCACAAGATCCTTGAGTACATACAAAAAGCTAAGCGTCTGTATCCCTGTCAGGCCTGGTGGTCACTTTTTTTAACCGCTTTGAGTTTACACTTACTTACCGCCCAGGGTCCAAGAATCTCAAGCCGGATGGCCTGTCTCGAGTCTATGCCCCTTCTGTCCGAGAAGATTCTGTAAGATCATCATCCGGGTAACAGGATCGTGGCCCCGGTGTGGTGGAAGATCGTGGATGTGGTCAGACAGACTCAAGTCCGAGAACCTGATCTGGGCAATAGCCCTCCTGGCTGTCTGTTCGTTCCCCACTCTATCCGCTCTCAAGTTTTCCAGTGGGCTCATGCATATCCTCTCACCTGTCACCCGGGTTACGGTCGCACCCTCGAGTTTCTCTAAAGGCTTTTCTGGTGGCATACGATTAAGGAAGACACAGAGACGTTTGTTAAGGCCTGCACCATGTGCAACCAGATCAAGGCTTCTTACCGTGCCCCTCAGGGTCTTCTGTTTCTGCTTCCTATCCCTCGACGCCCCTGGTCTCATCACTCCATGGACTTCATCACAGGCCTCCCGTCATCCCACGGTAATACCACCATTTTTGTCATTATTGAGTTGTGAGTTCTAAGTTTTTTCCTTGGCTGGACTTAATGAGTTTTGTTTTGAAGATTTGTCTTTTGGAACATTACCTACTGCTCTGTTGCTCAGTGGATAGTCAATACCACTCCCTCACCAGAGACCCGGGTTTGAGACCGGCTCGTGACAAAAACTTTCTGAAAGATGAATTGAAACTGACAGAAAAGTGTTTCTCCAGTGTGAACATAACATTTAGGTTCAGTCTTACCTTGAATCATAAACATCAGAGAGAGAATATGAAATATCCTGGAAGACGTTAAAAAGTAAATTGCACAGATGGAAGTGAATTGGCAAGTTGTcagaaaacaacaaataaaacaggtATCATATTTCTAACCATAAATCACATTGGCATTAGATTCAGTGAAAATAATTAATAGTGAATGGATTTAACAGATCCTGGTCAGTCCTAATTTAATGCGGAGTGAAAGCAGTTTCAATATGAAGCATGTATAAATGAATTATTGCATTGAAACAGCAATTAATCAGTTTTAGAATATTCAGAGAACTGTCTTACCTTGCTTTAGAGAAATCTCCAGTGTTCCAATGTCAAATATTTCAATGAGATCTGATCTATTATGAGGTTAAGTTTTTCACAAACATGGTAACACATGCCATCTCTCTTTACTTCCTCTTTCTGTGTGCCAATGCTCCTCCTACAGTCACAGCATACTAAAAACATTTCCTCAACATCAGGAACATTAAAAAACAGATACATGATTCAACATATGCTTAAGAAAATGTAGCCTAAAGCTACACCAAATAACTCAATTGCATCAGGGAGTCAAGCGAGTCTGTGATGCTTTATTCTGAACAGGcacatacagtggatataaaaaagtctacacacccctgttaaaatggcaggttattgtgatgtaaaagaatgagacaaagatataCCAATGTAACAAAGCGCTTATACTAGAATTAAATACCAATTTAACTTACCGTATACCAATATTGTATACCAAAATAACAAAGTGCTTATACTAGAATTAAATACCAATGTAACAAAGCGCTTATACAAATGTTGTATACAAATGTAACAAATTGCTTATACCAATGTTGTAAACCAATGTAACAAAGCGCTTATACCAATGTTGTATACCAATATAGCACAGCGCTTATACCAATGTTGTAAACCAATGTAACAAAGCGCTTATACCAATGTTGTATACCAATGTAACAAATTGCTCATACCAATGTTGTATACCAATATAGCAAAGCGCTTATACCAATGCAACAAAGCGCTTATAACAATGTAAAAAAGTGCTTATACCAATGCAACAAAGCGCTTATAACAATGTACCAAAGCGCTTATACAAATGTTGTATACCAATATAGCAAAGCGCTTATACCAATGTTGTGAACCAATGTAACAAAGTGCTTATACCAATGTAACAAAGCGCTTATACCAATGCTGTATACCAATATAGCACAGCGCTTATACCAATGTTGTATACCAATGTAACAAATTGCTTATACCAATGTTGTATACCAATGTAACAAATTGCTTATACCAATGTTGTATACCAATATAGCAAACGCTTATACCAATGTACCAAAGCGCTTATACAAATGTTGTATACCAATATAGCAAAGCGCTTATACCAATGTTGTGAACCAATGTAACAAAGTGCTTATACCAATGTAACAAAGCGCTTATAACAATGTAACAAAGCGCTTATACCAATGTTGTATACCAATATAGCAAAGCGCTTATAACAATGTTGTATACCAAAGTAACATAGCGCTTATACCAATGCTGTATACCAATATAGCAAAGCGCTTATTCCAATGTTATATACCAATATAACAAAGCGATTATACCAAAGTTATATACCAATATAGCATAGCGCTTATACCAATGCTGTATACCAATATAGCAAAGCGCTTATACCAATTTAACAAAGCGCTTATAGCAATGTAAAAAAGTGCTTATTCCAATGTACCAAAGCGCTTATACAAATGTTGTATACCAATATAGCAAAGCGCTTATACCAATGTAACAAAGCGCTTATAACAATGTAAAAAGTGCTAATAACAATGTAACATAACGCTTATACCAATGTTGTATACCAATATAGCAAAGCGCTTATACCAATGTTGAATACCAAAGTAACATAGCGCTTATACCAATGCTGTATACCAATATAGCAAAGTGCTTATACCAATGTTATATACCAATATAACATAGCGCTTATACCAATGTTGTATACCAAAGTAACATAGCGCTTATACCAATGCTGTATACCAATATAGCAAAGCGCTTATACCAATGTTATATACCAATATAGCATAGCGCTTATACCAATGTTTTATACCAATGTAACAAAGTGCTTATACCAATGCTGTATACCAATAGGGCAAAGCGTTTATACCTATGTTATATACCAATATAACAAAGCGCTTATACCAATGTTATATACCAATGTAACAAAGCGCTTATAACAATGTAAAAAAGCGCTTATAACAATGTAACAAAGCGCTTATACCAATGTTGTATACCAATATAGCATAGCGCTTATACCAATGCTGTATACCAATAGGGCAAAGCGCTTATACCAATGTTATATACCAATATAACAAAGCGCTTATACCAATGTTATATACCAATGTAACAAAGCGCTTATAACAATGTAAAAAAGCGCTTATAACAATGTAACAAAGCGCTTATACCAATGCTGTATACAATATAGCAAAGCGCTTATACCAATGTTTTATACCATTATAACAAAGCGCTTATACCAATATTTTATACCAATGTAACAAAGTGCTTATACCAATGTTATATACCAATATAACAAAGCGCTTATACAAATGTTATATACCAATATAACATAGCGCTTATACCAATGTTATATACCAATATAACAAAGCGCTTATACCAATGTTGTATACCAATTTAACAAAGTGCTTATACCAATGTTATATACCAATTTAACAAAGTGCTTATACCAATGTTATATACCAATTTAACAAAGTGCTTATACCAATGTTGTAAGAGTTGTGAGCAACAAGCAATATTTCGGAAATGTGGCTTCTGTCTATCACATTTTCTATTTGTCTTATGCAAGTAAACGGTCATCAACATTTCCTCATTAAGAAAATCTTAGAAATGTCCTAATtcagaatataaaacaaatagCAATAGAGTTTGTGGGgaattatatttgaattgaattaagTGTAAGTAATGTTTAGCTTCCTtgggttgaaaaaaaaaagagattacaTCAAATACAGATTAAAGCAGTCGTTTTTTTGTATACAGCATGAGCTTGTCTCacaagtaaaaaatgttttaataaacaaCTGTATTTAAGATTGTATTCAGCATCTCAGACAGCGCCTTCACTTCACACCTCTGCTGGATTCATTTCTCAACATCCTGACACATCATCTGGAGGAAAGTTTATGTCATTACATTTCTGTTGTGTTGAGtaataactaatttatagatttattaaGACCTAATAGATCCGTGCTACATAACATATTTAATCATCTGTGTTATAATATGTCGGATCCTTAGATTCAGTGTCGTCTGTGTTATTGCAGGATCTCTTCACGTTCTAGAGGAGAGCAAGAGTGAACATACACATCAcaacaaatattatattatattatacccAAAACACCAAAACAACTGCAGAATAACTCACATGCAGTGTGTCATAATCTGAGCATCTGGACATGGGGTCAAGGGTCATGTAGGTTCCCTCAGGAGACTCGACCTGAAACACAGAATGATGACACAATTAATTACCCCTCCAGAACTGACGGATCACAAACTAGAAGAAACATGAGCAGATTTCGGCACCTTTGTTTTGTGTTGTAATCCTCTGTTGTTTTGCTCTTCTGATGGAGAAACTCTTTTCCTGTGAAACAGTCAGTTAAAGAAATATGCACATGTGTATTGGACTCAAAATAAATCCAAAATTGGCTTCCTCTAAATTCTCACCTCCTTATAAGCAGCGCGATGCCAACCATCAGTATCACAGAAGTAAGAAACGCCGCTGAAATGACTAATATCAAAACTGGGATTTTTCCTTCTTCAATGAAGAGTAgaggagagacagaaaaagaaagattGTGAAGAACTGTTCTCAGACCAGTACTTAATTTAGAGACCCTGATTATATTTAGACAATCATTTTCAAAACTGCTTTGAGATGCACAATAACTGATTTTTACCTGCAACAGAGACTGATAGAGCAGCTGATCTCTGAGATCCATATTGATTCTGAGCCACACAGTAGAAGAATCCACTCTCTCGTGCACTGTAACTCTGTCCCGATCCAACAGATGAACTTTCATTCACCTTAAACCAGGTGTAGTTCAGAACAGGTGGGTTTGAATCACTGCTGCAGGTCAGAGTCACTGAATCACCCAAAACTATTTCACCAGATCCACTCATGGACACTGAGACTTTCTTTGGAggatctaaaataataataatattaataaagtcTTCATCACTTGTCTAGAGGTGAATTTGTATGAGTAACATCATACTCACATCTGACAGTGAGAGTGAGTGCAGGAGATGGGAGATGTTCAGGTTGTGTCACTGCACAGCTGTAGTTTCCTGTATCATCACTGCTGACTGACTTCAACAAGAGTTTATTTGTACTGAGAGATCCTGAGAAAGGTTTGCTGTTCTTGTACCAGGTATATTTAACACCGTTCCTGAGGTTGCAGGTGGTTTTACAAACTAAAACTGTTGAATTTCCCTCTATGACCTCTTGAGGAATCTCCACTCTGAGATCTGGATAGAAAAGTCACACATTGTTCAGACATTATGTGCAAATTCAGTTATTAATATTGTCATTCATGTGAAGTTTTACTTTACCGGTCACTTTGAGGTCAATACCAGGATAACCCAGCCATTTTTCCTTTTCCACATTTGTTATGATTTTGATGCAGTACATACTT
This genomic window from Xyrauchen texanus isolate HMW12.3.18 chromosome 11, RBS_HiC_50CHRs, whole genome shotgun sequence contains:
- the zgc:172106 gene encoding B-cell receptor CD22, with translation MFNLFSRIFLLVVPGICGQSWNVKYTNINQCALKGSTTLLTGSYTHPNSLTVTKTLWTINLVHGKDNTDLIDDPHYNGRIEYFHNKEMFSLKLSNVTDQDESMYCIKIITNVEKEKWLGYPGIDLKVTDLRVEIPQEVIEGNSTVLVCKTTCNLRNGVKYTWYKNSKPFSGSLSTNKLLLKSVSSDDTGNYSCAVTQPEHLPSPALTLTVRYPPKKVSVSMSGSGEIVLGDSVTLTCSSDSNPPVLNYTWFKVNESSSVGSGQSYSARESGFFYCVAQNQYGSQRSAALSVSVAEGKIPVLILVISAAFLTSVILMVGIALLIRRKRVSPSEEQNNRGLQHKTKVESPEGTYMTLDPMSRCSDYDTLHNVKRSCNNTDDTESKDPTYYNTDD